The Microplitis mediator isolate UGA2020A chromosome 8, iyMicMedi2.1, whole genome shotgun sequence genome has a window encoding:
- the LOC130672840 gene encoding RNA pseudouridylate synthase domain-containing protein 1-like, which produces MAMWLWFINKIIIIFNFIKKLFVVTNKLTDSNILYRSNNYLIINKPYDMVVNSNNINVKKTLENELKKMFPHLANPLLKNGFYFVHRLDYPTSGVICIALNKNSARAASTAFEKRKVKKYYLALVHGHINESHLIINKPIGQDTREILGNKKMCTIDDNYCIKPRDSCTLLLVLERGLRDGKPATKILLRPHTGRRHQLRVHCYYIGHTIIGDYTYSDRKDSKPHRTFLHSFRLALDNEIEKFDVRTSDPFNSNDYCNKWVPTNLICTLNNNTFDIIDKLI; this is translated from the exons atggcaatGTGGTTATGGttcataaacaaaataattattatttttaattttataaaaaagttatttgttgtgactaataaattaactgactcaaatattttatatcgtagtaataattatttaattattaacaaaccCTATGATATGGTTGTCAATAGTAATAACATTAATGTTAag AAAACGTTAGAaaatgaactaaaaaaaatgttcccACATTTAGCGAACccgttattaaaaaatggattttattttgtacatCGTCTTGACTATCCAACAAGTGGAGTAATTTGTATAGcgttaaataaaaactcaGCACGTGCTGCATCAACGGcatttgaaaaaagaaaagttaaaaagtattatttagCGTTAGTTCATGGACATATCAATGAATCtcatttgataattaataaaccaaTAG GGCAAGATACCAGAGAAATTttaggtaataaaaaaatgtgcaCTATTGATGATAACTATTGTATTAAACCCCGTGATAGCTGTACATTATTACTGGTACTTGAAAGAGGATTACGAGATGGTAAGCCGGctactaaaatattattacgtCCTCACACAGGCCGTCGACATCAACTTAGAGTACATTGTTACTATATTGGGCATACTATCATTGGAGATTACACTTACAGTGACCGAAAGGATTCAAAACCTCACAGGACATTTTTACATTCTTTTAG aTTGGCTTTGgataatgaaattgaaaaattcgatgtCCGAACATCGGACCCTTTTAATAGCAAcgattattgtaataaatggGTACCAACTAATTTGATATgtactttaaataataatacgtttgatattattgataaattaatttaa
- the LOC130672673 gene encoding E3 SUMO-protein ligase RanBP2-like, whose amino-acid sequence MFRTKTSVDRHVQELFRKITDEKERSLRCYNIAKLYYQVGDFESARRYVSNYLEVKVESAAAHKLLAQINEALGQKEAALAQYQLSLELDGRQDDLILKVCELLIDVDISLDINRIKYWVDRAGEKFPHHQIVFQLKEKMLSSDRSGINDDLEGLIISELSTRPSDVMLRVKLIKYYISKNRIADAYRHAIDVEANYIHRDDLQWYETLVDVMTLFKETNKFSSSFWINYVASWERFAALSCKDGNKVKTIAEATQAILNFDSALHQVKQQPQQNSAFNDQMFHHMSGQLYYHLACLLLRKAKREQKNWTETARLCCPLLLSAFHAAPIDPTGSWTTGLKAPSKTLVNLWRKEGCYRCSQAAHVLQDYARDNPKKLMGKIEEFMNNSWRENIYRKIFNNKTQDLTNSYFVKHSNQNPPLRLLSATELKQYDEESKEVYPDSLHHHVWLGIVNKPRLNSNEVPGPYPNEYSHVFPNLQLSVYNLSQASPDSLGILDIDAFLNATILCSLKTVEEQQKSGLLSPERMPTLPADLTNTLCTSVQEKWWTYAYKIYRRSEIISSDIGEIRQEVQRGLEVIRCIGSHGLHPSILVHLARIFNHRSKLFKDKDNNDLTFIQARCELYWSAAVPLLERLLNNQQIRMISTRIFDYQGKEMSNLELSNALEEGRLLIACKYIRDKNYEQASDILQSLKCPEASFHQGEIYKKLADELVESLPKESITSSVRSQYTIMLTKARNCFYLTLDRLRSPGINPNHPLNAELGSRLAIIEDELWRNDAKNEADNASDESYSSAHSITEQLANSTINHSSIITPRRNNPRTPRQASTPRHHHTLDTDITRSRIQSEARPSPERLDAQIRQLLYTKDNILHSVMDQQKTLLESNKALTESNRQLQAIVEDLRKEMSEFRIAAKQKKSKPAAGGNQYEDDTYIYDEDYSDVNLQNSQPIPQPIIPPPHIPTNIYQPPRHPYSPLVYPNQLSNYYTGLPFNDPAQLQPFYPPRVFPLPALYPSTPDRSIGIPKVPDMMQPGMLQQNLFNSHLINPLHEIVSPPQNQVPVQPGIDLSSTALAPKEPVAPIKNVPVNKDPPVNVTITSSDTVPTSASTVQPTLSIVIPPQHRKTTAIANSNPTVTTSTPHNYQILMPTGAKIPSSTNLPSFFNANQNVSSIIGSNNIPLSQDRINTSVVSTGSHNSSIEAVEVEHDPIPDFQPVIPLPAEVKVTTGEEDEETLFCARGKLFRFADKEWKDRGVGNVKLLRNKDGKVRLLMRRDQVLKICANHLLSSDMELKAMPSNDKAWTWAANDYADEEVRLEKLCIKFKLVEEAQLFKEKFDQAKTSIPSSPPKIKDQEKSKAKEVDKKTDDKPSSAMMVGGFSFTSTPVIQSTVSADDNKPKQTEEPAKPSPFAGFSFSKSEPSMPATGFSFAKTFASTPEAEVTSTSKPALRQPQGLSSSSLSSVSSSGSQIMGTINDDNEAVLFNKNASLMRSTGDSGQWKDRGMGSLMLLLNEKSRKLRILMRKLDTSKLSINHMVTGNFMIMNLSGASNVLMWSSTEQIKTGKYETYAVSFKDSSEADDFRDKVNRLVKIMVDNEIPVENIIKNGKTIEIIESIKPPAPKSLSEMFKPAAGSWECAGCYTRNTAGTTQCVACSAPSSVVSSTGHKITEILKPQTPISVLTSAANLNTKPSFGGLFKPQPDTWECKTCYIRNVKSDTYCIACDSPVDPSMPPKPKPNDFGLKPNNSGSTQTFTFGFAQQPATATSQSTNLFTDMLKGQKDTPSVTGSSSTPTFSFGLNSQASKDSGISGFTFKAPVADVKLPGDNKPLDFSMFGKKSESKDFIFGNTQKLDPPTPNTFAFGSPGKSFDFQFSSKSPVKSPGAADVSEDEVAESEDVYFAPVIPLPDKVEVKTGEEDEQVLYCHRAKLFRFDAKSKEWKERGLGDIKILRHEESQKTRFVMRREQTLKLCLNHFVTTELEITKKDDKTWMWYAADYSDGEIEYVQFACRFKTQEIAQEFKEAADLAISNVAFDANEESHQPSTPAASNKSTAQDVQVVYELKVTPEEKDAALKLKLPENFYAYKQKEDCPGCIGCKDPDVSLFESDKSKSQAVTSPTTPLNVKLAPPKLSPLPSQAPASTTSSMVFGGVNSFSFGSTTPTFGATPVFGGNSLAANDKDKKPSFVFGSSTISDTSESDKSKNLFADKTICSPTSATVNFGKSQAFNKSFGEPQNQGWVFGASGSTGSSIFGGNSSNTVSKSESSSTGFNLTATTPFSSTFGSGLTITAKTEQPTATPTSIFGSIANDSTAVSFGSLAKSVPVSSAPATSTPPATSSLVFGSTTASTPATSSLVFGSTTASTPATSSLVFGSTTASTPATTSSLVFGLKSTPPTTSAKVFGDTSIFGGTTFGSATMSFGSSVTGSNTKLPETPLKADGTTAFLNTDNITTFSSLAAKAGQPVGFKTDPNFSFAGAGQSLFGSKPSPVTNKNEKTPKKDEDNEEDDKGDDGQEYDPHYEPIIPLPDAIEVWTGEEDEEKVFSQRAKLYRFETETKEWKERGVGDMKLLHHVEKGTYRLLLRREQIHKIVCNFSISPDLEFQPLKTSDRSWMWVGMNYIEGELVLEQLAVRFKNPQLAMEFKQAIDKAQQELRERPPRNNEDSHGVDDYTEYHVEEEDDDENDEEDEDDHSTMFERAGKLFYLDDGEWHVMADGQLKMLYDSELYGARITFETASGELICNCVITIETEIHVDKNECIWTGIDDAFEPSVRRTLKAQFSSEEDVQEMYMNFQDGQDYARQADISEHNYIDNDFSSAR is encoded by the exons ATGTTTCGAACTAAAACGTCAGTTGATCGTCATGTGCAAGAATTATTTCGTAAAATCACGGACGAAAAGGAG cgATCGCTTCGTTGTTACAACATAGCCAAGCTGTATTACCAAGTCGGAGACTTCGAGTCTGCTCGTCGATATGTATCGAATTATCTCGAAGTAAAAGTAGAGTCCGCAGCAGCCCACAAATTACTAGCTCAAATAAATGAAGCATTGGGACAAAAGGAAGCAGCCTTGGCTCAGTACCAGCTATCACTCGAGCTCGATGGTCGTCAAGATGATTTGATCTTAAAAGTATGCGAGCTTTTAATAGACGTAGACATCAGCTTGGACATAAATCGTATCAAGTACTGGGTCGACCGAGCAGGTGAGAAATTTCCCCACCACCAAATagtatttcaattaaaagaaaaaatgttgTCATCAGATCGATCTGGAATAAATGACGATCTTGAAGGCTTAATAATATCCGAGTTATCAACACGTCCATCAGACGTTATGTTGCgcgttaaattaataaaatattacatttcTAAAAATCGTATCGCTGATGCTTATCGTCACGCTATCGATGTCGAAGCCAATTACATTCATCGAGATGATTTGCAGTGGTACGAAACTTTAGTTGACGTCATGACGTTATTTAAGGaaaccaataaattttcttcatcatTTTGGATAAATTATGTCGCATCTTGGGAGAGATTCGCTGCTCTATCATGCAAAGACGGTAATAAAGTCAAAACAATTGCCGAGGCAACTCAagcaattttgaatttcgattCAGCTTTGCATCAAGTCAAACAACAGCCCCAACAAAATTCCGCTTTCAATGATCAAATGTTCCATCACATGTCGGGTCAGCTTTATTACCATCTCGCTTGTCTGTTGCTGCGTAAAGCAAAACGTGAGCAAAAAAATTGGACTGAAACTGCGCGGCTGTGCTGTCCATTGTTACTCAGCGCTTTTCATGCTGCCCCAATAGACCCAACCGGTTCGTGGACTACTGGTTTGAAAGCTCCTTCTAAAACACTCGTTAATTTATGGCGCAAAGAAGGCTGCTATCGTTGCAGTCAAGCTGCCCATGTGTTGCAAGATTATGCGCGTGATAACCCGAAGAAACTGATGGGCAAAATTGAAGAGTTTATGAATAATTCCTGGCGCGAAAATATTTATcgcaaaatatttaataacaaaactcAAGACTtaactaattcatattttgttAAACATTCAAATCAGAATCCCCCGTTGAGACTTTTGTCAGCCACTGAACTGAAACAATACGACGAAGAGTCGAAAGAAGTTTATCCCGATTCCCTACATCATCATGTGTGGCTTGGAATCGTTAACAAGCCGCGTTTGAATAGCAATGAAGTTCCCGGGCCTTATCCCAATGAATACTCACACGTGTTTCCAAATTTGCAACTGTccgtttataatttaagtcaagCTTCGCCTGACAGCCTCGGAATTCTCGATATAGACGCGTTTTTGAATGCCACTATATTGTGTTCTCTGAAAACTGTTGAAGAACAACAAAAAAGCGGACTGCTGTCACCTGAACGCATGCCCACATTGCCTGCTGATTTGACGAACACTCTGTGTACGTCGGTTCAAGAAAAATGGTGGACGTACGCCTACAAAATTTACCGACGATCTGAGATTATTTCCAGTGACATCGGGGAAATACGACAGGAAGTTCAACGCGGGCTGGAAGTCATTCGTTGCATTGGCAGTCACGGTTTGCATCCCAGTATTTTGGTTCATTTGGCTCGAATTTTTAATCACCGgagtaaattattcaaagaCAAAGACAATAACGATCTTACATTCATCCAAGCGAGATGCGAATTGTATTGGTCTGCAGCGGTCCCATTACTCGAGCGATTACTCAACAATCAACAGATTCGTATGATAAGCACCCGGATTTTTGATTATCAAGGCAAAGAAATGAGCAATCTTGAGCTGAGCAATGCGTTGGAAGAAGGCAGACTTTTGATTGCATGTAAATACATCcgtgataaaaattacgaacAAGCGAGCGACATTCTTCAGTCATTGAAATGTCCTGAGGCTTCTTTCCATCAAGgggaaatttacaaaaaacttGCTGATGAATTAGTTGAGTCACTACCAAAAGAGAGCATCACATCGTCAGTACGGTCTCAGTACACGATAATGCTGACGAAAGCACGGAATTGTTTTTACTTGACTTTAGATCGTTTGCGTAGTCCAGGGATAAATCCAAACCATCCATTAAACGCGGAATTGGGAAGCCGACTGGCGATTATTGAAGATGAATTGTGGCGCAATGACGCCAAGAATGAGGCCGACAATGCTTCTGACGAAAGTTACTCGTCTGCTCACAGCATCACTGAACAATTGGCCAACTCGACGATTAATCATTCGAGTATAATAACACCTCGGCGTAATAACCCTCGCACACCTAGACAAGCAAGTACTCCACGTCATCATCATACTTTAGACACCGACATTACGCGCAGCCGAATCCAATCAGAAGCTCGTCCGAGTCCCGAACGTCTGGACGCACAAATCCGCCAGCTGTTGTACACAAAAGATAATATTTTGCACAGTGTGATGGACCAACAAAAAACACTACTGGAGTCTAACAAAGCGTTGACTGAATCCAACAGACAACTGCAGGCAATCGTTGAAGATCTAAGGAAAGAGATGTCGGAATTTCGGATTGCagcgaaacaaaaaaaatcaaaacctGCTGCTGGTGGTAATCAGTACGAAGATGACACTTATATTTATGATGAAGATTACAGCGACGTTAACTTACAAAACTCTCAGCCTATACCTCAACCCATAATTCCACCACCGCATATTCCGACTAATATTTATCAACCACCGCGTCATCCATACTCGCCCCTGGTCTATCCGAACCAGCTGAGTAATTATTACACAGGATTGCCATTCAATGATCCCGCTCAACTCCAGCCATTTTATCCCCCCAGAGTTTTTCCATTGCCGGCACTCTATCCCTCCACGCCTGACCGTTCTATTGGGATCCCAAAAGTTCCAGACATGATGCAACCAGGTATGTTACAACAAAACTTGTTTAATTCACATTTGATCAATCCGTTACATGAAATTGTCTCTCCTCCCCAAAATCAAGTCCCAGTTCAGCCAGGCATCGATTTATCGTCCACTGCTTTAGCGCCCAAGGAACCAGTAGCCCCAATTAAAAACGTACCCGTAAATAAAGACCCGCCTGTCAATGTTACCATCACCAGTTCAGATACTGTTCCAACTAGTGCTTCAACTGTCCAACCGACTCTAAGTATTGTCATTCCACCCCAGCATCGTAAAACTACAGCCATTGCCAATTCAAACCCGACAGTTACCACCAGTACCCCACACAATTATCAGATTCTAATGCCCACGGGGGCTAAAATTCCTTCGTCAACAAACTTGCCATCGTTTTTCAATGCCAATCAGAACGTCAGTTCAATAATCGGTAGCAATAATATCCCACTGTCACAAGACAGAATAAATACCAGTGTGGTATCAACCGGTTCTCACAACAGTTCTATTGAAGCTGTCGAAGTTGAGCATGACCCGATTCCTGACTTCCAACCGGTGATACCTCTTCCAGCTGAGGTTAAAGTAACAACTGGTGAAGAAGATGAAGAAACGTTATTTTGCGCTAGGGGTAAATTGTTCCGTTTTGCTGACAAAGAGTGGAAGGATCGCGGTGTAGGAAACGTTAAACTTCTGCGTAATAAAGATGGCAAAGTCCGTTTGCTAATGAGACGTGATCAGGTACTGAAAATTTGTGCTAATCATCTATTGTCATCTGACATGGAACTCAAAGCGATGCCAAGTAATGATAAAGCCTGGACTTGGGCGGCCAATGACTACGCCGATGAAGAAGTTAGACTAGAAAAACtctgtattaaatttaaattagtcGAAGAAGCTCAATTATTCAAAGAGAAATTTGATCAAGCGAAAACATCAATCCCCTCATCGCCGCCCAAAATTAAAGATCAGGAAAAATCCAAAGCTAAAGAAGTTGATAAGAAAACTGATGATAAACCATCAAGTGCGATGATGGTTGGTGGGTTTTCCTTTACTTCTACGCCGGTTATTCAGTCAACGGTATCTGCTGATGACAACAAACCCAAACAAACTGAAGAACCGGCAAAACCAAGTCCATTTGCTGGGTTTTCATTCAGCAAAAGCGAGCCATCAATGCCAGCAACTGGATTTTCTTTTGCTAAAACCTTTGCATCAACTCCTGAAGCAGAGGTAACCAGTACAAGTAAACCAGCACTCCGTCAACCTCAAGGTTTGTCATCTTCGTCGTTGTCGTCAGTATCAAGTTCAGGTTCTCAAATCATGGGAACAATAAATGATGACAATGAAGCCGTTTTGTTTAACAAAAATGCGAGTTTGATGCGCAGTACTGGTGACTCAGGACAATGGAAAGACCGCGGCATGGGTTCATTGATGCTTTTGCTCAACGAAAAGTCTCGTAAATTGCGAATATTGATGAGAAAATTGGATACTTCGAAATTGTCTATCAACCACATGGTAACgggtaattttatgattatgAATTTAAGTGGAGCGTCAAATGTTCTCATGTGGTCATCGACGGAACAGATAAAAACCGGGAAATACGAAACTTATGCTGTCTCATTCAAAGATTCATCAGAAGCTGATGACTTCCGTGACAAAGTAAATCGCTTGGTAAAAATTATGGTCGACAATGAAATTcctgttgaaaatattatcaagAATGGCAAGacaattgaaataattgagtCAATTAAACCACCAGCTCCAAAGTCTTTGTCAGAAATGTTCAAACCAGCCGCTGGCTCGTGGGAATGCGCCGGTTGCTATACAAGAAATACTGCGGGAACGACCCAGTGCGTTGCTTGTTCTGCTCCATCGTCAGTTGTAAGCTCGACGGGTCACAAAATCACCGAAATATTAAAACCACAAACTCCGATATCAGTACTAACATCAGCTGCTAATTTAAATACCAAACCATCATTCGGTGGATTATTTAAACCGCAACCTGATACGTGGGAATGCAAAACCTGTTACATACGAAACGTTAAATCTGACACTTACTGCATTGCTTGTGACAGTCCTGTAGATCCGTCGATGCCTCCCAAGCCAAAACCGAATGACTTTGGATTAAAACCAAACAACTCTGGATCCACGCAAACGTTTACTTTTGGATTTGCACAGCAACCAGCCACAGCAACTTCACAATCAACGAATTTGTTTACCGACATGTTGAAGGGTCAGAAAGACACTCCAAGTGTTACTGGTTCGTCATCAACACCCACGTTCTCATTCGGTTTAAATTCACAAGCATCAAAAGATTCCGGTATCAGCGGATTTACATTCAAAGCACCAGTTGCTgatgtaaaattacctggagACAATAAGCCACTGGACTTTAGTATGTTCGGTAAAAAATCCGAAAGCAAAGACTTCATTTTTGGCAACACACAAAAACTCGACCCACCAACACCCAACACATTCGCATTCGGATCACCCGGAAAGTCATTTGACTTCCAGTTTTCATCAAAGTCTCCAGTTAAATCACCTGGTGCTGCTGATGTCAGTGAAGACGAAGTTGCTGAGAGTGAGGACGTTTACTTTGCACCGGTGATACCGTTGCCTGATAAAGTCGAAGTTAAAACTGGGGAAGAAGACGAGCAAGTTCTCTATTGTCATCGCGCGAAGCTTTTCAGATTTGATGCCAAGAGTAAAGAATGGAAAGAACGTGGACTGGGTGACATTAAAATTCTTCGACACGAAGAAAGTCAGAAGACCCGATTTGTTATGCGTCGGGAACAAACGCTCAAGTTATGCCTCAATCATTTTGTGACAACGGAACTagaaataactaaaaaagaTGACAAGACCTGGATGTGGTATGCAGCCGATTACAGTGATGGAGAAATAGAATACGTTCAGTTCGCTTGTCGTTTTAAAACCCAGGAAATTGCTCAAGAGTTTAAGGAAGCTGCTGATCTCGCTATTTCCAATGTAGCTTTTGATGCCAATGAAGAGTCTCACCAGCCATCGACACCAGCGGCTTCAAATAAAAGTACCGCCCAAGATGTCCAAGTGGTTTATGAGCTTAAGGTTACACCGGAAGAGAAAGATGCAGCTTTGAAATTGAAGCTTCCAGAAAACTTTTACGCTTACAAACAAAAAGAAGACTGTCCAGGATGTATCGGATGCAAAGACCCAGATGTCTCTCTATTTGAAAGTGACAAATCAAAGTCTCAAGCTGTCACTTCACCGACTACGCCACTTAATGTCAAGTTAGCGCCGCCTAAATTGAGCCCATTGCCATCACAAGCTCCTGCATCAACCACCAGCTCCATGGTCTTCGGTGGCGTCAATTCATTTTCCTTTGGCTCGACTACTCCCACATTTGGAGCCACGCCCGTTTTCGGTGGGAACTCACTTGCAGCAAACGACAAAGACAAAAAACCAAGTTTCGTTTTTGGCAGTTCTACAATTTCTGATACTTCCGAGTCtgataaatcgaaaaatttgtttgctgATAAAACGATTTGTAGCCCGACTTCAGCGACTGTCAATTTTGGGAAAAGTCAGGCtttcaataaatcatttgGCGAACCACAGAACCAGGGATGGGTTTTCGGTGCTTCCGGTTCGACTGGAAGTTCAATATTTGGTGGTAACAGCAGCAATACTGTAAGTAAATCCGAGTCAAGCTCAACGGGATTTAATTTAACAGCAACTACACCATTTTCGAGTACATTTGGAAGTGGGCTGACCATCACAGCTAAGACTGAACAACCAACAGCAACACCAACTTCTATTTTTGGTTCAATTGCTAATGATTCTACGGCTGTTTCATTTGGAAGCTTAGCTAAATCAGTTCCAGTATCTTCAGCACCAGCAACTTCAACACCACCAGCAACTAGTTCATTAGTCTTTGGTTCAACAACAGCATCAACACCAGCAACTAGTTCATTAGTCTTTGGTTCAACAACAGCATCAACACCAGCAACTAGTTCATTAGTCTTTGGTTCAACAACAGCATCAACACCAGCAACAACTAGTTCATTAGTCTTTGGTTTAAAATCAACACCACCGACAACATCAGCCAAAGTTTTTGGAGACACATCAATATTTGGCGGTACAACATTCGGATCTGCTACAATGAGTTTTGGATCATCAGTCACTGGTTCCAATACTAAACTACCAGAGACTCCACTTAAAGCAGATGGAACCACTGCGTTTTTAAATACCGACAACATCACAACGTTTTCCAGTCTCGCAGCCAAAGCCGGACAACCAGTTGGTTTCAAAACGGATCCTAATTTCTCGTTTGCTGGTGCGGGGCAGTCATTGTTTGGTTCCAAGCCTTCTCcggtaacaaataaaaatgaaaaaactcCCAAGAAAGACGAAGACAATGAGGAAGATGATAAGGGAGACGATGGTCAGGAATACGATCCGCATTACGAGCCAATAATTCCACTCCCTGATGCGATTGAAGTCTGGACTGGCGAAGAAGACGAAGAAAAAGTATTTAGTCAGCGTGCGAAATTGTACAGATTTGAAACGGAGACAAAGGAATGGAAAGAACGAGGTGTCGGTGACATGAAACTTCTGCACCATGTTGAGAAAGGAACTTATCGGCTCTTGCTGCGACGTGAGCAAATCCACAAAATTGTTTGCAACTTCTCCATATCACCAGACCTGGAATTCCAGCCGCTAAAAACATCTGACCGCAGCTGGATGTGGGTGGGAATGAATTACATCGAAGGGGAACTTGTATTGGAACAGTTGGCAGTGAGGTTCAAAAACCCGCAACTCGCGATGGAGTTTAAGCAGGCGATAGATAAAGCCCAGCAAGAGTTACGAGAAAGACCACCGCGTAATAATGAAGATTCTCATGGAGTTGATGACTACACGGAGTATCATGTCGAGGAAGAAGACGATGATGAGAATGATGAAGAAGATGAGGATGATCATTCGACGATGTTTGAACGAGCTGGTAAATTGTTTTATCTAGACGATGGCGAGTGGCATGTGATGGCTGATGGTCAGCTCAAGATGCTCTACGATTCTGAGTTGTACGGAGCTCGGATTACATTCGAGACAGCCTCGGGAGAACTCATTTGCAACTGTGTCATCACAATAGAAACTGAAATTCAc GTTGACAAAAATGAATGTATATGGACTGGAATTGATGATGCATTCGAACCATCAGTACGACGTACTCTCAAAGCTCAATTTTCATCAGAAGAAGATGTACAGGAAATGTATATGAACTTCCAAGATGGTCAAGATTATGCACGCCAAGCTGACATTAGTGAACACAATTATATAGATAACGATTTTTCATCGGctagataa
- the LOC130673428 gene encoding phenoloxidase-activating factor 2-like, translating into MEWKILLWIVFFTGLSSSKPRQNTIDPQLLLEIFGTPPPSVAKSTTTTSRPFTKFDTSGLEALIDEVFGTTTEEIKHDEKSPNIPGKINDSENEDCECVSYYLCSNGTIIEDGVGLIDIRLGGTTCENYLDVCCKHSDILERDKRRLPVASKREGCGHRHFNGVGFRITGHSDNEAQFGEFPWMVAVLRTEGNSSNQQGEKINHFQCGGSLIHPQAVLTAAHCVKGRDFWELIVRAGEWDTQTRSEPLPHQNRDVSRIIIHPNFKSGNLHNDFAILILSKPVEYAENVDIVCLPDKYDVFDNARCAASGWGKDVFGKEGHYQVILKRVEVPVVNHGACQNSLRSTRLGKYFRLDNSFICAGGELGKDTCKGDGGSPLVCPLRNDPTRYSQAGIVSWGIGCGEDGVPGVYANVAHAREWIDQQLAQVFTKL; encoded by the exons ATGGAGTGGAAGATATTACTGTGGATAGTTTTCTTCACAGGACTGTCATCTTCAAAACCTCGACAAAACACTATAGATCCACAATTACTTCTTGAAATATTCGGTACGCCACCACCAAGTGTAGCTAAATCAACCACAACAACAAGTCGCCCGTTTACGAAATTCGACACCAGTGGTTTAGAGGCTTTAATTGATGAAGTTTTTGGCACAACAACTGAAGAAATtaaacatgatgaaaaatCACCAAATATTCCCGGTAAAATTAACGATTCGGAAAATGAAGATTGTGAATGTGTTAGTTATTATCTCTGTTCAAACGGTACTATTATTGAAGATGGTGTTGGATTAATTGACATCAg ACTTGGAGGAACTACTtgtgaaaattatttggacGTTTGTTGCAAACATTCAGATATTTTGGAACGTGATAAACGTCGCTTACCAGTAGCATCGAAGCGTGAAGGATGCGGGCACCGTCATTTCAATGGCGTAGGTTTTAGAATAACCGGTCACTCTGACAATGAAGCTCAGTTTGGGGAATTCCCTTGGATGGTTGCAGTTTTACGTACAGAAGGAAACTCATCAAATCAACAAggcgaaaaaataaatcattttcaatGTGGGGGTTCTCTGATTCATCCACAAGCAGTTTTGACTGCCGCTCATTGCGTTAAagg ACGGGACTTTTGGGAGTTGATAGTAAGAGCAGGTGAATGGGATACTCAGACTCGAAGTGAACCACTTCCACATCAAAATCGAGATGTTTCGAGAATTATCATTCATCCCAATTTTAAATCTGGTAATTTGCATAATGACTttgcaatattaattttgtcaaAACCTGTAGAATATGCCGAGAATGTTGATATTGTCTGTCTGCCGGATAAATATGACGTCTTTGATAACGCAAGATGTGCTGCCAGTGGTTGGGGAAAAGATGTTTTTG gTAAAGAAGGGCATTACCAAGTTATACTCAAACGCGTTGAAGTGCCAGTAGTCAATCACGGAGCATGTCAAAATTCTCTACGCTCTACTCGGCTCGGAAAATACTTTAGATTGGACAATAGTTTTATCTGCGCTGGAGGCGAGCTTGGAAAAGATACATGCAAG GGTGATGGAGGAAGTCCGCTAGTGTGTCCTCTCCGTAATGATCCAACTCGTTATTCACAAGCTGGAATCGTTTCTTGGGGCATCGGCTGTGGTGAAGACGGAGTTCCTGGTGTTTATGCTAATGTTGCTCATGCACGCGAATGGATTGATCAACAATTAGCACAAGTTTTTACTAAACTTTAA